In Apium graveolens cultivar Ventura chromosome 10, ASM990537v1, whole genome shotgun sequence, the following are encoded in one genomic region:
- the LOC141689259 gene encoding ethylene-responsive transcription factor ERF027-like gives MADSANIPKNDQLESHCDSDSSNKSSLSILPPTTSSEDPLPKQSPVAIMSPSSGRHPVYRGIRCRGGKWVSEIREPRKTTRIWLGTFPTPEMAAAAYDVAALALKGPDATLNFPDSVLSYAIPANPTAADIRAAAANAAASRASESSAAGGNSELPPPVDNNNNNNNTLPETSTFMDEEEIFDMPNLLAGMAEGMLISPPRMKTDDSPEKTEGDSLWSYPRN, from the coding sequence ATGGCTGATTCTGCTAACATACCTAAAAATGACCAATTAGAGTCACATTGTGATTCTGATTCTTCAAACAAGTCAAGCCTTTCTATTTTACCACCTACAACTTCTTCTGAAGACCCTTTGCCAAAACAGTCACCGGTAGCTATAATGTCACCGTCTTCGGGGCGACATCCAGTGTACCGAGGCATCCGATGCAGAGGCGGAAAATGGGTGTCAGAGATACGCGAGCCACGTAAGACTACCCGGATTTGGCTAGGTACTTTTCCCACACCTGAAATGGCAGCTGCAGCTTATGATGTAGCTGCATTGGCATTAAAAGGCCCCGACGCTACTCTCAATTTTCCTGACTCTGTTCTCTCTTATGCTATTCCTGCGAATCCTACAGCAGCAGACATTCGCGCTGCTGCTGCAAATGCTGCAGCTTCTAGAGCATCCGAAAGTTCTGCTGCAGGCGGAAACTCTGAGTTACCGCCTCCAgtggataataataataataataataatactctTCCAGAGACATCGACATTTATGGATGAAGAGGAAATTTTCGACATGCCAAACTTGCTGGCTGGCATGGCGGAGGGAATGCTGATAAGTCCTCCAAGAATGAAAACGGATGATTCACCAGAAAAAACAGAAGGAGACAGCTTATGGAGTTACCCAAGAAACTAA
- the LOC141688826 gene encoding dehydration-responsive element-binding protein 1B-like, which translates to MDNFFSYSTSSYSAPPQDPYHYLAYSQSSFPTQTETAPPLSQDPYYYSAYSQSSFTPENTDIANANANGIGNDSDRPIYISDEQVLLASSNPKKRDGRKKFKETRHPVYRGVRSRNPDKWVSEVREPNKNSRIWLGTFPTAEMAARAHDVAAIALRGRSACLNFADSSWRLPIPASSDAKDIQKAAAEAAEAFRPSENDNAAERTSPENTFESQANQVSYMDEEALFGTPEYINNMAQGMMLPPPQFMQSDMYYGNDDTDGVTDLSLWSF; encoded by the coding sequence ATGGATAATTTTTTCTCATACTCCACCTCATCTTACTCTGCCCCACCTCAGGATCCATATCACTACTTAGCTTATTCTCAGTCCTCATTCCCTACTCAAACTGAAACTGCACCTCCTCTGTCTCAGGATCCTTATTACTACTCAGCTTATTCGCAGTCCTCGTTCACCCCGGAAAACACTGACATTGCTAATGCCAATGCTAATGGCATTGGCAATGACAGTGACCGCCCTATTTACATTTCTGATGAACAGGTCTTGCTAGCTTCAAGTAATCCAAAGAAGCGCGATGGAAGGAAGAAGTTTAAGGAGACACGCCACCCTGTTTACCGCGGTGTGAGGAGTAGGAATCCTGACAAGTGGGTTTCTGAGGTGAGGGAACCAAACAAAAACTCGAGAATCTGGCTTGGAACTTTCCCTACTGCTGAAATGGCTGCTCGAGCTCACGATGTTGCAGCTATTGCACTCAGAGGCCGCAGTGCCTGCCTCAACTTTGCTGACTCTTCTTGGAGGTTGCCTATTCCAGCTTCCTCCGATGCCAAGGACATCCAGAAAGCTGCAGCTGAGGCAGCAGAGGCCTTCAGGCCATCAGAAAATGACAATGCAGCAGAGAGAACAAGTCCGGAGAACACATTTGAATCGCAAGCAAATCAAGTGTCGTACATGGACGAAGAGGCCTTGTTCGGAACACCCGAGTACATCAACAACATGGCACAGGGAATGATGCTTCCTCCCCCTCAATTCATGCAAAGCGATATGTACTACGGGAATGATGACACGGATGGTGTCACAGACCTTTCTTTATGGAGCTTCTAA
- the LOC141693612 gene encoding dehydration-responsive element-binding protein 1B-like — MDHFFSYSSTSYSAPPSQDPDQYSQFPQSYCTTESMGNANASNQAIEIPDEDVAPASSNSRKRGGKKKVHETRHPVYRGVRRRNSDKWVSEVREPNKESRIWLGTFPTAEMAARAHDVATIALRGPNACLNFADSAWRLPVPASSNAKDIQKAAAEAAEAFRPPENDNAVDRTNTEELQENQGVSYMDEEALFGTPEYINNMAQGMMLPPPQSDMYYGNDDMEAVTDLSLWNY; from the coding sequence ATGGATCATTTCTTCTCTTACTCCTCTACATCTTACTCCGCCCCACCATCTCAGGATCCAGATCAGTATTCACAATTTCCCCAGTCCTACTGCACTACAGAAAGCATGGGCAACGCCAATGCCAGTAACCAGGCTATTGAAATTCCAGATGAAGATGTGGCGCCAGCTTCGAGCAATTCCAGGAAACGTGGAGGAAAGAAGAAAGTTCACGAGACACGCCACCCTGTTTACCGAGGAGTGAGGCGTAGAAACTCTGACAAGTGGGTTTCTGAGGTGAGGGAACCAAACAAGGAGTCTCGAATATGGCTTGGAACTTTTCCTACTGCTGAAATGGCTGCTCGAGCTCATGATGTCGCAACTATTGCACTTAGAGGTCCGAATGCTTGCCTTAACTTTGCTGACTCTGCTTGGAGGTTGCCAGTTCCAGCTTCTTCTAATGCCAAGGACATTCAGAAAGCCGCGGCTGAGGCAGCCGAAGCCTTTAGGCCACCCGAGAATGACAATGCAGTGGACAGAACTAATACGGAAGAATTGCAAGAAAATCAAGGGGTTTCGTATATGGATGAAGAGGCCCTGTTTGGAACGCCTGAGTACATTAACAACATGGCACAGGGGATGATGCTTCCACCCCCTCAAAGTGATATGTATTACGGGAATGATGACATGGAAGCTGTTACAGACCTGTCACTATGGAACTATTAA